Proteins found in one Lagopus muta isolate bLagMut1 chromosome 18, bLagMut1 primary, whole genome shotgun sequence genomic segment:
- the NPTX1 gene encoding neuronal pentraxin-1 has product MAALALCLPLPLPRFLSLPLPRFLPLSLTLLLALSALRGRAQSFGQTRFICTSVPLDGDMCAATAPGGGSAEELKSTVLQLRETVLQQKETIMNQKDTIRELTAKLGRCESQSVLDGESKGGGGGRKQGGFSKNTMGDLSRAPAAETLSQLGQTLQSLKTRLENLEQFSRMNSSGQSTNLKDILQNKIDDLEKEVLSRVNSLEEGKYNPKNESEERGKIESTLTSLHQRISDLEKGQKDNRPPDRFQLTFPLRTNYMYAKVKKSLPEMYAFSICMWIKSSASPGMGTPFSYAVPGQANELVLIEWGNNPMEILINDKVAKLPFIINDGKWHHICVTWTTRDGVWEAYQDGTQTGSGENLAPYHPIKPQGVLVLGQEQDTLGGGFDATQAFVGELAHFNVWDRRLSPGEVYALATCSSKAQAGNVIAWAETNIDIYGGATKWTFEACRQLN; this is encoded by the exons ATGGCCGCGCTGGCCCTctgccttccccttcccctgccCCGATTCCTGTCCCTGCCCCTGCCCCGCTTCTTGCCCCTGTCCCTGACGCTGCTCCTGGCGCTGTCGGCGCTGCGCGGCCGCGCGCAGAGCTTCGGGCAGACGCGCTTCATCTGCACCTCGGTGCCGCTGGACGGGGACATGTGCGCGGCCACTGCGCCGGGCGGAGGTTCGGCCGAGGAGCTGAAGAGCACCGTGCTACAGCTACGGGAAAcggtgctgcagcagaaagagacCATCATGAACCAGAAGGACACCATCCGCGAGCTGACGGCCAAGCTGGGCAGGTGCGAGAGCCAGAGCGTGCTGGACGGCGAGTCCAAGGGCGGCggggggggaaggaagcagGGCGGCTTCTCCAAGAACACCATGGGCGATCTGTCCCGGGCGCCGGCCGCCGAGACCCTCAGCCAGCTCGGACAGACGCTGCAGTCCCTGAAAACCCGCCTGGAGAACCTGGAG CAGTTCAGCAGGATGAACTCCTCCGGGCAGAGCACCAACCTGAAGGACATCCTGCAGAACAAGATCGACGATCTGGAGAAAGAGGTGCTGTCCCGGGTCAACAGCCTGGAGGAGGGCAAGTACAACCCCAAGAACGAGTCCGAGGAGCGGGGCAAGATCGAGAGCACCCTCACATCGCTGCATCAGCGCATCAGCGACCTGGAGAAAG GCCAGAAGGACAACCGCCCCCCAGATAGGTTCCAGCTCACCTTCCCTCTGCGCACCAACTACATGTATGCCAAGGTGAAGAAGAGCCTCCCCGAGATGTATGCCTTCAGCATCTGCATGTGGATCAAATCCAGCGCCTCCCCCGGCATGGGCACCCCATTCTCCTACGCTGTGCCCGGACAGGCCAACGAGCTGGTGCTCATCGAGTGGGGCAACAACCCCATGGAGATCCTCATCAACGACAAG GTGGCCAAGCTGCCCTTCATCATCAACGACGGCAAATGGCACCACATCTGCGTCACCTGGACCACGCGGGACGGCGTCTGGGAGGCGTACCAGGATGGCACGCAGACGGGCAGTGGTGAGAACCTGGCCCCATACCACCCCATCAAACCGCAGGGCGTGCTGGTGCTGGGCCAGGAACAG GACACGCTGGGCGGAGGGTTTGACGCCACGCAGGCCTTCGTGGGGGAGCTGGCACACTTCAACGTGTGGGACCGGCGGCTGTCCCCAGGCGAGGTGTACGCGTTGgccacctgcagcagcaaggctcAGGCTGGGAACGTCATCGCCTGGGCAGAGACCAACATCGACATCTACGGCGGGGCCACCAAGTGGACTTTCGAGGCCTGCCGTCAGCTCAATTAG